The proteins below come from a single Alnus glutinosa chromosome 9, dhAlnGlut1.1, whole genome shotgun sequence genomic window:
- the LOC133877714 gene encoding uncharacterized protein LOC133877714 — translation MDPNKSSSASPSAVPSPSTNPPPSDASPLTFIDQELDGNLESLPGGGPSESWKLMEAILLFELAGNDAGSYDTVVQEGERALLIENRTDPGDEDSVPAWRIEGLRKEVLEMIEKSKRQIIVLGGGNRRDKWKRLLEDNSLAEVKAEFEATLQRKKRIPGRKPLDFKSPSPDDRFKIKKHKKVESNDVATISRVRAFWNDGMSVESKRELLRIGIEDLKAYLDKNKLRMAMEVLTQAIDYAKAKKTWKFWVCCRCGERVSESDSDDHLWDHLATLSSGFLSHSPDEPPEWAVNMIENGVWKPVESICAAEIMERRSAAADWPYVDDIERAEIIERIRKKLQLFTSNKCLAWSHLNWLQYLIIELLQNHIPKPVITDLWLHHTLHLIRFLEVPGLNHVLEFLEDLASVCALGCLGVLLSEDDVRGNQWFWDNARERVVFSSDFSALLFDDRLLRGETVEPDIGVAVVTSSTTDEDCDADSDALVYWLWTEGPTIVEQIKAWTSLTEACKCQGMEFYNIIEAESLRLQRIGERKCEYLRYQKPLANVDSICVEENWKREQISGYHPQGYVSLFFKRWKELEAEGDAETGSSSSCELDIIWSIMKESQSQSEIQMVILKQKDRLARELCQLDAIIMSTLAAMRQTGLQAGMVSTLDYRFALVPQLKSFMKVCIGFHWAGFLNVLTFLLATALMFMG, via the exons ATGGACCCCAACAAATCCTCCTCTGCTTCACCATCCGCTGTACCCTCTCCCTCCACCAATCCCCCACCGTCTGATGCTTCTCCTCTCACATTCATCGACCAAGAATTAGATGGTAACCTCGAATCTCTTCCTGGTGGAGGCCCCTCTGAATCATGGAAACTCATGGAGGCCATCTTGCTCTTCGAACTGGCCGGAAACGACGCCGGTTCGTACGACACTGTGGTCCAAGAAGGCGAGCGCGCGTTGCTAATCGAGAACCGGACGGACCCAGGGGACGAAGACTCGGTCCCGGCCTGGCGGATCGAGGGGTTGAGGAAGGAAGTCCTGGAGATGATAGAGAAATCCAAGAGGCAGATCATCGTTCTTGGAGGTGGGAACAGGAGGGACAAGTGGAAACGGCTCTTAGAGGATAATTCCCTGGCGGAGGTAAAGGCCGAGTTCGAGGCTACGCTACAGAGAAAGAAGAGGATCCCAGGGCGGAAGCCGCTGGATTTCAAATCGCCCTCGCCGGACGATCGGTTCAAGATCAAGAAGCACAAGAAAGTCGAGTCGAACGATGTCGCTACGATCAGTCGAGTCAGGGCCTTCTGGAACGACGGCATGAGTGTGGAAAGCAAGAGGGAGTTGTTGAGAATCGGAATCGAAGACCTCAAAGCGTATTTGGATAAGAATAAGTTGCGAATGGCGATGGAGGTTTTGACGCAAGCAATAGATTACGCTAAGGCGAAGAAGACGTGGAAGTTTTGGGTATGCTGTCGCTGCGGAGAGAGGGTTTCTGAATCAGATTCCGACGACCATCTTTGGGATCATTTAGCTACTCTATCGTCGGGTTTTCTGTCACATTCGCCGGATGAACCTCCCGAATGGGCCGTTAACATGATCGAAAACGGCGTTTGGAAGCCCGTGGAATCGATTTGCGCGGCCGAGATCATGGAGCGCCGGTCCGCTGCTGCAGATTGGCCTTATGTTGACGACATTGAGAGGGCAGAAATCATTGAGAGAATTCGTAAGAAACTGCAATTGTTTACGAGTAACAAATGTCTTGCTTGGAGCCATCTCAATTGGCTGCAGTACTTGATAATCGAATTGCTGCAAAATCATATTCCTAAACCGGTGATTACGGATCTTTGGCTTCACCACACGCTCCATTTGATACGCTTTTTGGAAGTTCCGGGGCTCAATCATGTTCTTGAGTTCTTGGAAGATCTGGCCAGTGTTTGCGCATTGGGTTGTCTCGGTGTGCTCTTGTCGGAGGATGACGTTAGAGGCAATCAGTGGTTTTGGGACAACGCTCGAGAAAGGGTTGTTTTCAGCAGCGACTTCTCAGCTCTCCTTTTCGATGACCGGTTGTTGCGAGGAGAGACTGTTGAGCCGGACATTGGAGTTGCGGTGGTAACTTCAAGTACTACTGATGAAGATTGCGATGCTGATAGTGATGCTTTGGTTTATTGGCTATGGACAGAAGGTCCTACAATTGTGGAGCAAATAAAAGCATGGACAAGTCTGACAGAAGCTTGCAAATGTCAAGGAATGGAATTCTACAACATCATTGAAGCTGAATCTCTCCGTTTGCAAAGAATAGGTGAAAGAAAATGCGAGTATTTAAGATATCAGAAACCATTGGCGAATGTTGATAGCATATGTGTTGAAGAAAATTGGAAAAGGGAACAAATTTCAGGGTACCATCCACAAGGTTATGTGTCCCTCTTCTTCAAACGGTGGAAAGAGCTCGAggctgagggtgatgctgagaCGGGTAGTAGTAGTAGCTGTGAGTTGGATATCATATGGAGTATTATGAAGGAATCACAATCACAGAGTGAAATTCAAATGGTAATTCTGAAGCAGAAAGATCGCCTGGCTCGAGAG CTTTGCCAACTTGATGCTATAATCATGTCGACTCTTGCTGCCATGCGGCAGACAGGGCTGCAAGCCGGGATGGTATCTACGTTAGACTACCGGTTCGCTCTGGTGCCCCAGTTGAAATCATTCATGAAGGTTTGTATTGGCTTTCACTGGGCTGGGTTCTTGAATGTTCTTACCTTTTTGTTGGCTACTGCTTTGATGTTTATGGGATAA
- the LOC133878363 gene encoding uncharacterized protein LOC133878363, whose product MDPSSAPSPSTAAGSPPLTPQECFSALRFLCGEDHKKAVEAILSSHPEIMHSAQSLVHYQTASLFRDSTARRLEQLHKALESSRQALALSPNSNSFSLFHAILLSERARNDAGPAAVPIPASQVEKMRKELAELIEKSKIKILVLGGVNRRENWNRLLEDNALAEVKKEFEALQGKKKVVKKVVSKDRVRAYWNDTMSVESKRELLRIGIEELKAHLDKNELGMAKEVFTKAVDYAKESKKWKFWTCCCCGGRFCDVVSTAAHLRKHLGSSSERYPGLVPQTDHEWAVNMVETGVWKPLEVLSDYDWRYVDDDMRTILIGRIREMLRLLIRYQCLGSSLFYTLDDFIIESLQKHVPKPVFTDHGLDKTLQSVCFLDVPELKLVLDSLEDLASSSALLTLCETFPDGEDSDDQGFWAKSNLRERIVFSGNFSDLLFDERLLQGDIVEPDNGNAVVTSGTSAAEDCDANGDSFVDWLWMGSPTIREQLKEWEIVRVARTSEGMELFEILRREDRCYQALCERKPYYVLYWYRLEDVNCICGKENRKREQISGYHPQSYASLLLKRWEKFDSEGDSFGLDIIWSILKEAQADTEIKMAIQKQRDQTAREIFLLDGIILVISAGMRQTKLKLEAVSVYDYRFIIVPMLKSFMKAHLEDLVNKDAARKLEENLELQRRMENVAKEKRLAEQNKNTGGTTAENVVEGVTRTTVL is encoded by the exons ATGGACCCCTCCTCTGCACCCTCGCCATCCACCGCCGCTGGTTCCCCACCGTTGACGCCCCAAGAATGCTTTAGCGCCCTCAGGTTTCTTTGCGGTGAGGACCACAAGAAAGCCGTGGAGGCCATACTTTCCAGTCACCCGGAGATTATGCACAGCGCCCAAAGCCTCGTTCACTACCAAACGGCGTCGCTCTTCCGCGACTCCACCGCCCGCAGACTCGAACAGCTCCACAAAGCCCTCGAGTCCTCCCGCCAAGCCCTAGCGCTGTCCCCGAACTCCAACTCCTTCTCACTCTTCCACGCCATCTTGCTCTCCGAACGCGCCCGAAACGACGCCGGTCCGGCTGCAGTCCCGATTCCGGCATCGCAGGTCGAGAAGATGAGGAAGGAACTCGCGGAGCTCATAGAGAAATCCAAGATCAAGATCCTCGTTCTTGGGGGCGTGAACAGGAGGGAAAATTGGAACCGGCTTCTGGAGGATAATGCTCTGGCGGAGGTAAAGAAGGAGTTCGAGGCCTTGCAAGGGAAAAAAAAGGTGGTAAAGAAAGTCGTTTCGAAGGATCGGGTCAGGGCTTACTGGAACGACACCATGAGCGTGGAAAGCAAGAGGGAATTGCTGAGGATCGGAATCGAAGAGCTCAAGGCGCATTTGGATAAGAATGAGTTGGGAATGGCGAAGGAGGTTTTCACCAAGGCAGTAGATTACGCTAAGGAGTCGAAGAAATGGAAGTTTTGGACGTGCTGTTGCTGCGGAGGGAGGTTTTGTGATGTAGTCTCCACGGCGGCGCATCTTAGGAAACATTTAGGTTCTTCATCCGAGAGATATCCAGGGTTGGTGCCACAAACAGACCACGAATGGGCCGTTAACATGGTCGAAACTGGCGTTTGGAAGCCCTTGGAGGTTCTTTCCGATTACGATTGGCGTTACGTTGACGATGACATGCGCACGATACTCATAGGAAGAATTCGTGAAATGTTGCGATTGCTTATCAGATATCAGTGTCTTGGTTCGAGCCTTTTCTATACGTTGGACGATTTTATCATCGAATCGTTGCAAAAGCATGTTCCGAAACCGGTGTTTACGGATCATGGGCTTGACAAGACGCTCCAATCGGTGTGCTTTTTGGACGTTCCGGAGCTCAAACTTGTTCTTGATTCCTTAGAAGATCTGGCTAGTTCTTCCGCATTGCTTACTCTCTGTGAGACCTTTCCGGACGGTGAAGATTCAGATGATCAGGGCTTCTGGGCCAAGTCCAACCTTCGAGAGAGGATTGTTTTCAGCGGCAACTTCTCGGATCTCCTGTTCGATGAGCGGTTGTTGCAAGGAGATATCGTTGAGCCAGACAATGGAAATGCAGTCGTGACTTCTGGTACTAGTGCTGCTGAAGACTGTGATGCTAATGGTGATAGCTTTGTCGATTGGTTATGGATGGGGAGTCCTACAATTAGGGAGCAATTGAAGGAATGGGAAATTGTGAGAGTAGCTCGCACAAGTGAAGGAATGGAGTTATTCGAGATTCTTAGAAGAGAAGATCGATGTTATCAGGCACTGTGTGAGCGAAAACCCTACTATGTGCTCTACTGGTATCGATTGGAGGATGTTAATTGCATATGTGGTaaagaaaacaggaaaagaGAACAAATTTCAGGGTACCATCCACAGAGTTATGCGTCCCTCTTGTTGAAGAGGTGGGAAAAGTTTGACAGTGAGGGTGATAGCTTTGGGTTGGATATCATATGGAGTATTCTGAAGGAAGCGCAAGCAGACACAGAGATAAAAATGGCAATCCAGAAGCAAAGAGATCAAACGGCTCGAGAGATTTTCCTACTTGATGGCATAATATTGGTGATTAGTGCCGGCATGCGGCAGACAAAGCTGAAACTTGAGGCGGTATCTGTTTATGACTACCGGTTCATTATAGTGCCCATGTTGAAGTCATTCATGAAG GCGCATCTGGAGGATCTGGTAAACAAAGATGCTGCAAGGAAGCTTGAAGAAAATTTGGAGTTGCAGAGGCGAATGGAGAATGTGGCTAAAGAAAAGCGCCTTGCTGAGCAAAATAAGAACACCGGTGGCACCACTGCGGAGAATGTGGTGGAGGGTGTGACCAGAACAACGGTACTCTGA
- the LOC133877715 gene encoding uncharacterized protein LOC133877715, with product MDHFSASPTPGPSPSTDPPPSDGSLSISNAQEFDRALASLLPGVGPPESWELMEAILSRHPEIMHGSRSLLQYKTALLIRDSTTRRFERLNDAVESSRQALALSPNSISFSLFHAILLFELARNGAGSYDAVVQEGERALLIENPTDPGYEVPVPASRLEKMRKVLAELIDKSKRQIIILGGGNRRDKWKRLLEDNSLAEVKAEFEATLRRKMKIPGRRAPLDFASPSLDDRVGEKRKIKKHKKVESNNVATISRVRAFWNDKMSVENKRELLRIGIEDLKAYLDKNKLRMAKEVLTEAIDYAKAEKLWSFWACYYCGQRVFDSDTDKHLWDHLGALSESFRSLFPDEAPEWAVNMVENGVWKPVELNCAAEIMERQSAAADWPYIDDSEREEIIERIRMKLQLFKSNRCLACSHLHWLQYLIIELLQNHIPKPKIADLWSHHTLHLIRFLEVPGLNRVLGFLEDLANGCALRCLGEVKSEEDVRGNQWFWDNARERVVFSSDFSALLFDDRLLRGETVVAEIGNAVVTSTVAEDCDADCDSDALVDWLWTERPTIGEQIKAWTSLREGSKSRGMIFYEIVEDESRRLHRMCERKGE from the exons ATGGACCACTTCTCTGCTTCGCCAACCCCTGGGCCCTCTCCCTCAACCGATCCCCCACCGTCAGATGGGTCTCTATCCATATCCAACGCCCAAGAATTCGATCGTGCCCTCGCGTCTCTTCTTCCTGGTGTAGGCCCCCCTGAATCATGGGAACTCATGGAGGCCATCCTTTCCCGCCACCCGGAGATTATGCATGGCAGCCGAAGCCTCCTTCAATACAAAACTGCGTTGCTAATCCGCGACTCTACCACCCGCAGATTCGAACGCCTCAACGACGCCGTCGAGTCCTCACGCCAAGCGCTAGCGCTGTCCCCGAACTccatctccttctctctcttccaCGCCATCTTGCTCTTCGAACTGGCCCGAAACGGCGCCGGTTCGTACGACGCCGTGGTCCAAGAAGGCGAGCGGGCGTTGCTGATCGAGAACCCGACGGACCCAGGGTACGAAGTCCCGGTCCCGGCTTCGCGGCTCGAGAAGATGAGGAAGGTTCTCGCGGAGCTGATAGATAAATCCAAGAGGCAGATCATCATTCTTGGAGGTGGGAACAGGAGGGACAAGTGGAAACGGCTCTTAGAGGATAATTCCCTGGCGGAGGTAAAGGCCGAGTTCGAGGCTACGCTACGGAGAAAGATGAAGATCCCAGGGCGGAGGGCGCCACTGGATTTCGCGTCTCCCTCGCTGGACGATCGGGTCGGAGAGAAAAGGAAGATCAAGAAGCACAAGAAAGTCGAGTCGAACAACGTCGCAACGATCAGTCGAGTCAGGGCCTTCTGGAACGACAAGATGAGTGTGGAAAACAAGAGGGAGTTGTTGAGAATCGGAATCGAAGACCTCAAAGCGTATTTGGATAAGAATAAGTTGCGAATGGCAAAGGAGGTTTTGACGGAAGCAATAGATTACGCTAAGGCGGAGAAGTTATGGAGTTTTTGGGCGTGCTATTACTGCGGACAGAGGGTTTTTGATTCAGATACCGACAAGCATCTTTGGGATCATTTAGGTGCTCTATCGGAGAGTTTTCGATCGCTTTTTCCGGATGAAGCCCCCGAATGGGCCGTTAACATGGTCGAAAACGGCGTTTGGAAGCCCGTGGAATTGAATTGCGCCGCCGAGATCATGGAACGCCAGTCCGCTGCTGCAGATTGGCCATATATTGACGACAGTGAGCGGGAAGAAATCATCGAGAGAATTCGTATGAAACTGCAATTGTTTAAAAGCAACAGATGTCTTGCTTGTAGCCATCTCCATTGGCTGCAGTACTTGATAATCGAATTGCTGCAAAATCATATTCCTAAACCGAAGATTGCGGATCTTTGGTCTCACCACACGCTCCACTTGATACGCTTTTTGGAAGTTCCGGGGCTCAATCGTGTTCTTGGGTTCTTGGAAGATCTGGCAAATGGTTGCGCTTTGCGTTGTCTTGGTGAGGTCAAGTCGGAGGAAGACGTTAGAGGCAATCAGTGGTTTTGGGACAACGCTCGAGAAAGGGTTGTTTTCAGCAGCGACTTCTCAGCTCTCCTTTTCGATGACCGGTTGTTGCGAGGAGAGACTGTTGTGGCCGAAATTGGAAATGCAGTGGTAACTTCGACTGTTGCCGAAGATTGTGATGCTGATTGTGACAGTGATGCTTTGGTTGATTGGCTATGGACGGAACGTCCGACAATTGGGGAGCAAATAAAGGCATGGACAAGTCTGAGAGAAGGCAGCAAAAGTCGAGGAATGATTTTCTACGAGATCGTTGAAGATGAATCTCGCCGTTTGCACAGAATGTGTGAAAGAAAAGGCGA ATAG
- the LOC133877404 gene encoding NAD(H) kinase 1: MSPSKFKSTGEESISCSQPENGFTNSFSLFSEKAVDEILQPPVQGTDDHLIEFSEAMRTVAKALRRAAEGKASAQAEAAEWKRRYELEKARNLPLEDKEQSPGEHDSDFGDAVGNFVNQPVSRNEANEQFEMCCGENGICSHEVLRDGESDSGSKMVRKASFRLSWCCKGEQSDQHKHDIVSFERGNITTAGRSSRQISLRWESPPRTVLVLTKPNSISVRILCAEMVRWLREQKKLDIYVEPRVRVDLLTESSYFNFVQTWKDDKEISLLHTKVDLVATLGGDGTVLWAASMFKGPVPPIVPFSLGSLGFMTPFHTEHYRECLDSVLKGPISITLRHRLRCHVVRDAAKHEYETEEPILVLNEVTIDRGISSYLTNLECYCDNSFVTCVQGDGLILSTTSGSTAYSLAAGGSMVHPQVPGILFTPICPHSLSFRPLILPEHVTLRVQVPFNSRSHAYASFDGKDRKLLAAGDALVCSMAPWPVPTACQVDSTSDFLRSIHEGLHWNLRKTQSFDGPRDS; this comes from the exons ATGTCTCCCAGCAAGTTCAAGTCCACT GGAGAGGAAAGTATATCATGTTCACAGCCAGAGAATGGTTTTACCAattcattttctctcttctcgGAGAAGGCAGTTGATGAAATTCTTCAACCTCCAGTTCAGGGAACTGATGACCACCTTATAGAGTTCTCAGAAGCTATGAGAA CTGTTGCAAAGGCCTTAAGACGTGCTGCTGAAGGAAAGGCTTCTGCTCAAGCTGAGGCAGCCGAATGGAAGCGTAGATATGAACTGGAGAAAGCTCGGAATCTTCCGTTAGAGGATAAag AGCAGTCACCTGGAGAGCACGATAGTGATTTTGGTGATGCAGTGGGGAACTTTGTCAACCAACCAGTTTCGCGTAATGAAGCTAATGAGCAATTTGAGATGTGTTGTGGGGAGAACGGAATTTGCTCCCATGAGGTTCTTCGGGATGGGGAATCTGATTCTGGTTCCAAGATGGTCAGAAAG GCTTCATTTAGACTTTCATGGTGCTGCAAAGGTGAGCAAAGTGATCAGCACAAACATGACATTGTCTCTTTTGAAAGAGGGAATATAACAACTGCAGGACGCAGCAGTAGGCAG ATCTCTTTAAGGTGGGAATCACCCCCACGGACTGTGCTTGTTTTGACCAAACCAAATTCAATTTCTGTTCGAATTCTATGTGCAGAAATGGTCAG aTGGTTGAGGGAGCAGAAAAAATTAGACATATATGTTGAGCCACGCGTGCGAGTTGACCTTCTAACAGAATCATCTTACTTCAATTTTGTACAAACTTGGAAAGATG ACAAGGAAATTTCGCTCCTGCATACAAAAGTTGACCTTGTTGCAACTCTTGGTGGGGATGGAACGGTCCTTTGG GCAGCATCCATGTTCAAAGGACCGGTTCCTCCAATTGTCCCATTTTCTTTAGGGTCTCTTGGCTTTATGACTCCTTTCC ACACTGAACATTACAGAGAATGCCTTGATTCAGTTTTGAAGGGTCCCATTAGTATCACGTTACGACACCGTTTGCGGTGCCATGTTGTTAGGGATGCAGCTAAACATGAGTATGAAACTGAAGAACCAATACTTGTTTTGAATGAGGTTACAATTGATCGTGGAATATCGTCCTACCTCACAAATTTGGAATGCTATTGTGACAACTCCTTTGTCACTTGTGTGCAAGGGGATGGATTAATTTTATCAACAACATCTGGCAGTACTGCATATTCCTTGGCAGCTGGAGGATCGATGGTTCATCCACAG GTCCCCGGCATCCTGTTTACGCCAATTTGTCCGCATTCCTTGTCCTTTCGGCCTCTGATATTACCGGAGCATGTGACATTGCGAGTGCAAGTACCTTTCAATAGCCGAAGCCATGCATATGCATCATTCGATGGTAAGGACAGGAAACTGTTAGCAGCAGGAGATGCTCTTGTGTGCAGCATGGCGCCTTGGCCGGTGCCTACAGCGTGTCAGGTTGATTCCACCAGTGACTTCTTACGCAGCATCCACGAGGGCCTCCACTGGAATCTAAGGAAGACTCAGTCTTTTGATGGTCCTCGAGATTCCTAA
- the LOC133878277 gene encoding protein TRAUCO, with the protein MDSLQATYRDDDEEDDESAHRTTTKPPPATATGSPATTASEPQNGAKPDPVTSDSDDPNKSPRSAHNDNDNNATENDNDNDTTTTNTTTNNNDDEDEDDEDDDEDDPPPKKQKPLSSLTTTQPPNPDQPLEQQPNAAAIATAPIPPTTTAAKKSKKKNNNVWVTKSTRKGKKKNKSNNHHNAPAEDTVLITPVQKFPDKSDDTLDMKICLSKIYKAEKVELSDDRLSAGSTKGYRMVRATRGVVEDAWYFEIKVVRLGESGHTRLGWSTEKGDLQAPVGYDGNSFGYRDIDGSKVHKALREKYGEEGYNEGDVIGFYINLPEGGSYAPKPPHLVLYKGQRYACAPDTKEEVPKVVPGSEISFFKNGVCQGVAFKDLYGGRYYPAASMYTLPNQPNCVVKFNFGPDFEFFPEDFSGRPLPRPMVEVPYHGFDNRVENGVSNEKKH; encoded by the exons ATGGACTCCCTCCAAGCAACATACAGAGACGACGACGAAGAAGACGACGAATCCGCCCATCGCACCACCACCAAACCACCACCAGCCACCGCCACTGGATCACCCGCCACCACTGCCAGCGAACCCCAAAACGGCGCGAAACCAGACCCCGTGACCTCCGACTCAGACGACCCCAACAAGTCCCCCAGATCCGCGCACAACGACAACGACAACAACGCTACCGAAAACGACAACGACAACGACACTACAACTACCAACACCACCACCAACAACAACGACGACGAAGACGAGGACGACGAGGACGACGACGAAGACGACCCTCCACCCAAGAAGCAGAAACCCCTCTCCTCACTCACCACAACCCAGCCTCCAAACCCCGATCAACCACTAGAACAACAACCCAATGCCGCCGCAATAGCCACCGCGCCCATCCCTCCAACCACAACGGCGGCAAAGAAatcgaagaagaaaaacaataacGTGTGGGTCACCAAGTCGACCCGCAAGggcaagaagaagaacaagtcCAACAACCATCACAACGCGCCTGCCGAGGACACCGTCCTCATAACCCCGGTCCAGAAGTTCCCGGACAAGTCCGACGACACGCTGGACATGAAAATCTGCCTCTCCAAGATCTACAAGGCCGAGAAGGTTGAGCTCAGCGACGACCGCTTGAGCGCCGGGAGCACCAAAGGGTACAGAATGGTAAGAGCCACCAGAGGGGTCGTGGAGGACGCGTGGTACTTCGAGATAAAGGTTGTGAGGTTGGGTGAGTCCGGGCACACCCGCCTCGGCTGGTCGACGGAGAAGGGGGACCTCCAGGCGCCGGTTGGGTACGACGGGAATAGCTTTGGGTACAGGGACATTGATGGGAGCAAAGTGCACAAGGCATTGAGGGAAAAGTATGGTGAGGAGGGGTACAACGAAGGTGATGTTATTGGGTTCTACATTAACTTGCCGGAGGGCGGGTCATACGCTCCTAAGCCGCCTCATTTGGTTCTGTATAAGGGGCAGAGGTATGCTTGCGCGCCGGATACCAAGGAGGAAGTCCCCAAAGTGGTGCCTG GAAGTGAGATATCTTTCTTCAAAAATGGGGTTTGCCAAGGGGTTGCTTTCAAGGATCTATATGGCGGTCGCTACTACCCGGCTGCTTCAATGTATACTCTTCCAAATCAGCCAAATTGTGTTGTCAAGTTCAACTTTGGCCCTGATTTTGAATTCTTTCCCGAGGACTTCAGTGGGCGTCCCTTACCTAGGCCCATGGTTGAAGTTCCTTATCACGGGTTTGATAACCGAGTTGAAAATGGAGTGTCAAATGAGAAGAAGCATTAG